Proteins from a genomic interval of Chanodichthys erythropterus isolate Z2021 chromosome 6, ASM2448905v1, whole genome shotgun sequence:
- the fezf2 gene encoding fez family zinc finger protein 2 translates to MLTPSWVEMASSLPLETVMSCPRLDDRSGSTATAAPKSLAFSIDRIMSKTSEPKAEERRGSLEGSEVGKKAVGLCTPIPCMIPIQPFSYDLQAKALMNYSEFWKVNFRGALCTSAAMCKANCGVCSKTDAGIKHSVLPGSRVIKPQVIHQALAMPTNGSLCYFNYLDSAYHQSELLSGHLFSSAIANSQAQAISAHQKLLLLENAKLACVSPEKFPTPQYPHKEHLPGQLDQIVRENNNLTEKNGVKAHSKTNNCSTDGKPKNFTCEVCGKVFNAHYNLTRHMPVHTGARPFVCKVCGKGFRQASTLCRHKIIHTQEKPHKCNQCGKAFNRSSTLNTHIRIHAGYKPFVCEFCGKGFHQKGNYKNHKLTHSGEKQYKCSICSKAFHQIYNLTFHMHTHNDKKPFTCGTCGKGFCRNFDLKKHIRKLHDNASCLSSGNDSSRGHQN, encoded by the exons CAGGAGCGGGTCCACGGCCACGGCTGCACCCAAGTCCCTGGCGTTTTCCATCGACAGAATCATGTCCAAGACGTCGGAACCGAAAGCGGAGGAGCGCCGTGGAAGTCTTGAGGGATCCGAAGTGGGGAAGAAGGCGGTCGGCTTGTGTACTCCCATTCCCTGCATGATCCCGATCCAGCCGTTCAGCTACGATCTGCAGGCCAAGGCTTTAATGAACTATTCCGAGTTCTGGAAAGTTAATTTCAGGGGAGCACTATGCACTTCAGCGGCCATGTGTAAAGCCAACTGCGGCGTCTGCAGCAAAACGGACGCGGGCATCAAGCACTCGGTGTTGCCGGGGAGTAGGGTCATCAAACCGCAGGTGATACACCAAGCGCTGGCCATGCCTACCAATGGATCGTTGTGCTATTTCAATTATTTGGACTCTGCTTATCATCAGTCCGAGCTGCTGAGCGGACACTTATTTTCCTCAGCAATCGCGAACTCTCAAGCACAAGCCATAAGCGCGCACCAGAAGCTCCTCTTGTTGGAGAACGCGAAACTTGCGTGTGTTTCACCGGAGAAATTCCCCACACCTCAGTATCCACATAAAGAGCATCTTCCTGGGCAGCTGGACCAGATTGTTCGGGAGAACAACAATCTGACTGAGAAGAACGGAGTGAAAGCGCACAGCAAAACGAATAACTGCTCAACTGACGGGAAACCCAAGAACTTCACGTGTGAAGTTTGTGGAAAG gtcTTCAACGCGCACTATAACCTGACGCGACACATGCCGGTACACACAGGAGCAAGGCCGTTCGTGTGTAAAGTATGCGGGAAAGGTTTCCGGCAGGCCAGCACATTATGTAGACATAAAATCATTCACACACag GAGAAACCTCATAAATGTAACCAGTGTGGAAAAGCTTTCAACAGAAGCTCGACTTTAAACACACATATCCGAATTCACGCCGGCTACAAACCATTCGTCTGCGAATTTTGTGGAAAGGGCTTTCATCAAAAAG GGAATTACAAGAATCACAAACTGACCCACAGTGGCGAAAAACAGTACAAGTGTTCAATCTGTAGCAAAGCCTTCCATCAGATCTATAACCTCACGTTTCACATGCACACGCACAACGACAAGAAGCCCTTCACCTGCGGGACCTGTGGGAAAGGCTTCTGCAGGAACTTTGACTTGAAAAAGCACATACGGAAATTGCACGATAACGCCAGTTGTTTATCCAGCGGAAATGATTCTTCCAGAGGACACCAAAACTGA